DNA from Calditrichota bacterium:
CGTCAAAGTTCCCATTATCACCCGCTGTCGCAAGCGAAGGCTGCGCATTCAACATCTTCAGTGCAACTTCGGCCTTCAGCAATTCGAACCGCAAACGGACCAGTTCCATCCGGTCGAAGATCGTCTCGAGTTTGGTGTGCTTGTCGATGACGTATTCCGGAGTGGTGATCTTGCCGGTGTCGTGAAGCCATGCCGCCAGGCGGAGTTCGTAGAGTTCGTCGGAGTTGAAGTGCGTCCCGGCGAATCTACCTTCCCCAGTGGCATCGATGCGCCCGGCGATTGCCATCGTCAGGTTGGCGACGCGCGAAATATGACCTCCGGTGTAGGGCGATTTTTCGTCTATCGCGGCAGCAATGGCTTGAATGAACGAATCGAAGAGGTTCTGGAGGTCTTTGATCAATCGGGCATTGGTAATGGCGACCGCCGCCTGACTGGCGAGCGACGCCGAGAGGTCCCGGGTCTCGTCCGAAAAGGCGATTAGATCGTCCCTGTCGGCGTCACGGGCGTTGATCAACTGGAGGACGCCGATGGTGTCGCCCTCGTGGTCGCGCATCGGGATCGTCAGCATCGACCTGGTCAGGTAATCGAAAGCCGCGTCGAATTTCTTCGTCCCCTCGAAATTGAACGCTGTCGATTGATAGACGTCAGGTATATCGATCAGTTCGCCAGTGTTGGCGACGAAGGCGCTGACGTTATTGCGGTTGGGCTGGCCGTCGATCTGCAAGGGAATGGGCGGAAAGGTGACCGGTGCTCCGGTTGCACCCCCGGTGCGCAACTGCAGTTTGTGGTTGTAGGCAATGGTGAAGCGGATCGCGTCGCGTTCCGGGGTGACCAGATAGAGCGTTGCACCGTCGGCATGCGCAAATGCCTGAGCCTCATCGACGATCATCTCGAGCAGCAGATCGAGGTCCCGCGTGCCGGAGAGCGCCACGCCGATCTTGGCAAGTTGGTTCATGTGCCGCACCTGGCGTTCGACCTGGGCATGCAGCCGGTTGATCTCGTTGACCAGTCGCCGGTCAGCGCCGCGGCGACGGTCGCCTCCGCCCCAGTCACTCGCCTCAGGCGAGAGGTTCAGTATTCTATTGAACATTGTAGTATCCTCTTCATTAGTGTGGCAGACGACATCATCCTAACCACAAGCGGCGAGGAAGAAGGTCTGCCTTACGCCCGCTTCGCGGAGGGCGTCGAGCGTTCCGAGCGCCGTGGCGCCGGTATGTATAACGTCGTCGATCACGAGGGCGATGCCGTCGGGAGGCGGTTGAGTCTTGCGCGAAGCCGGCTGATAGGCCTCGCGCAGGTTGCGCCGGCGAGCCTCATCACTGAGCCGTGATTGGGGTGGCCGGTGCCGCATACGGACGATTAGATCGGTTCTCATCGGCAGCCCAAGACGCGCTGCGAGGGCTTGCGCCATCAACAGGCTTTGATCGAAGCCCCGTTCCCGAACCCGTGCCGGATGTAGCGGCACCGGGACGACAGCAGAATAATTGGTCAGTTCAAACCACTCCGAAAATCTCCGCGCCATTTCCTGCCCGAGCCGCTCAGCGACGTCAGGACGGCCTCCGAACTTCATCGTATGAACGATCCGCCGGGCGGTCTCGCCGTAATGGAAGACAGCGAGCGCGCCCGACTTCAGTCGTGGCTCATCGCTCCAAATGCCCCGACCGGCTGCCGGAAGGCTCTCCCAACAGTTGCCACAAGCCCAGCCGAGTGAGTCCCCCATCGATGCGTAGCAGACCGGACAGCGCTGCGGGAAGAGAAGGGCTCTCACATCCGTTATCGGCATGAGAACGTTTCGCAAGAAGAGGCGGGGTAGCCCCGACATCATTCCTGAATACCGTTATCGCGAAACTGCCTCAGAGTGG
Protein-coding regions in this window:
- a CDS encoding GAF domain-containing protein, which translates into the protein MFNRILNLSPEASDWGGGDRRRGADRRLVNEINRLHAQVERQVRHMNQLAKIGVALSGTRDLDLLLEMIVDEAQAFAHADGATLYLVTPERDAIRFTIAYNHKLQLRTGGATGAPVTFPPIPLQIDGQPNRNNVSAFVANTGELIDIPDVYQSTAFNFEGTKKFDAAFDYLTRSMLTIPMRDHEGDTIGVLQLINARDADRDDLIAFSDETRDLSASLASQAAVAITNARLIKDLQNLFDSFIQAIAAAIDEKSPYTGGHISRVANLTMAIAGRIDATGEGRFAGTHFNSDELYELRLAAWLHDTGKITTPEYVIDKHTKLETIFDRMELVRLRFELLKAEVALKMLNAQPSLATAGDNGNFDDDSNGALPPELIAEQMRLDEEFKFVASCNATQEFVPDTTIDHLKALAAQTVTTGQGSEPILTPDELYNLSIRKGNLTVEERKVIENHALMTIKILERLPFPRKIKNVPYIAGAHHEKLNGKGYPLGQSGDQINLQARIMALADIFEALTAKDRPYKQPKKMSEVLKILNFMVKDQELDPDVVQFFIDQKMHVEYAREHLGPEQLDVE
- a CDS encoding ComF family protein, which codes for MMSGLPRLFLRNVLMPITDVRALLFPQRCPVCYASMGDSLGWACGNCWESLPAAGRGIWSDEPRLKSGALAVFHYGETARRIVHTMKFGGRPDVAERLGQEMARRFSEWFELTNYSAVVPVPLHPARVRERGFDQSLLMAQALAARLGLPMRTDLIVRMRHRPPQSRLSDEARRRNLREAYQPASRKTQPPPDGIALVIDDVIHTGATALGTLDALREAGVRQTFFLAACG